The DNA window GAAATGGATTAGTTTACTTAGATTTCTCAGCCTCGGCCCTATATCTTACATATATATTCTAGTTTACTTCCCGATACCACAAACGTGGAAACATAACTACACGGGCAAGGAGGTGGATGTTAAGCCGGTTGCAATCAGTCTTATTCTAACCGCCTCTATGAGCTGAGGAAAGAGCTATCCGCCCGTTGTGGCTCTAAGTCATCTCCTACGGAGTACCCGCTCTCTTATCTTAAATCAGTGTGCACCGAGGGAGTCAAGATTTATAGAGTAGAGTAAGTGTGCAGTGGACCTATTGTTCATTCAACTAATTCATAGTTCACTTAGCCCTCTAGCTATCAGTCAAGTTATTAGGCTCGGTAGCAACTTGGCTGCACATATTGAGGAAAACAAAGCCAACACTGAAGCTAACACTGAAACACTCAGGAAAGAAACTCGTAGTGTCATCGCTCGTCGGGTCTGAGTGCACCGATCGAACCTCGTTATCAAAGAGAACTCGGAAACGAACTTTATCAGTATCAGTAGATTTGGTGAAGGGAAGAAACAAGGGCAGAGAAGCGGGCCGCCGATTGGCCTAAAGGAGATCTAACGTTGTTTTCCTCAATAGGCGCATTCACGCATTCAAGTATACCAATATGCCCAATATGTTAAGCAAAGGACCCGAGCTTTCTTTCATCGATCTACAGAACCAACTGAGCCGACTAGCTCTATTTGATCTACTCAACTAGAGTTGCGAACCTGGAAAGCTGCAGTTAAAGAAAAGCCAGGATCCAATTCATTTGAAAAGGACATCCAAAAGCTCACATCTTGCTTTGGTTTCTCCTATCAGCTGACAAGATTAGCCATGGAAGGAATAAGCTCTCTACCCAACCAGTGCCCTAACCTTGTCCTCTTCCTAGCCGCCAAAGCCAATGCAAAACCGATCTTCTAAGGGTACTAGACCACCCTCTATATCTAGTATATCTAGGGAACCCATTGCATTGGGCTAGGCCGCTGGGGCCCATGTACATGAAGAGAATAGGCGCACTATACGAAGTCAGTAATCTAAAACGTCCGTTGTAACACCATCATGGCTGAAGACCTAAGAAGCCAAACTAGCAGGATTTCACTGATTGAATCGATTCTCCCTGTTTTTGCACCTTATAACATCTAACATTTCTCCCAGAAGGGGGGGCTTCGATGAAAACCAGTTATAAAAATAAAGTAGAAAGTAGATAGGGGCAGCTGGCTTCGGGGCGCCAGAGGACCTGCTTGACGGCCTGTTCACAAGGAAGAGGGATTCGAGACAGATCAATCATGGCACTTGAAGTAGGCGAGTTGACCCGGATAGGGCAGATAGGCTGGTAGCCTAGGCCAGATGACTAGAGAGGGGGCGGGATAGATGAGAAGTCCCATGCACGTGGCTTGAAAGATAGACGATGTTCTTGCACCATGGATAAAAACTCCGTTGATGCCCTATATCTTATGTAAGAGGCGATCAAATACTTCTTCTTTAATCGAAGCAAAAGAAGAGAGATGAGATCAAGCTTTGAAGTTGGTAGCTGAAAGAAAGCTGTTCGTGAAGGTCAGGCCAGAGCATAAGGAAGGAAGCTCACTCAGAAGCGAACTCCTACTACTATTTTAGAGTACCGAAGCTCAATGGCATTGATCACACCTACGGCCAGAAGAAAGGAAATACCTAGCGCCCCGGTCCCTCCATTGACTGACTGGCTTAGAGGACATTTCGCGCAATGACCAGTGCAATTCGCGCATCTGTCGGTAGAGGGTTCAGATAAAGTAAGTAGCTCGCAAAGAGGGAGTTCCCCGGCTGGTACCAATAGATAGAGCGACTAGTAAGAGTAAGATAAACAAAGGCCTTTCTTTCCCCGGACCGATGACTCGCTCGTTCAGTACTGCTAACTCTTTTTTATAGGAGGATGCCGCCCCCCTCGGGACTACCAGTAGCTTCGGTTGTTGAATCTCGTGCAAGTTAGGTTGTGGCTGCAAGCGGAACGTAGGCGCTTTAGGTGTGTGTTGACCATGCACTCTCGCTTCGTGTAATGTCGTATGTATGATAGAGGTGGTGTGGTCATTGACCTCAATGCTAATGGTTATCCCCAAGGGTGGACGAAGTTCAGAAGCTATGATCGTACCCAGAGATGATGGTCTTCCTCTGATGTCTTCAAGCCGGCCATAATAGAATAGATAGGCGAAGCATTCTCGCCTATTGATAGATAGCAGGTTGCTTCCAAGCTCAAACCATTTGAAACTGAATTGCTACTTTTTTCTTGTTATTGATAGAGTGCTCCGCCCCTGTCAAATAAAGTCAAGTATAGGGAGAGAACTGGAAGAGAGAAGGCTAAAGCGCAAAGGATTTACAAGTCTAATAGGAGAAGAATGGCTGACACGTTGACTGCCTTCGATACTAGAAAAATAACCCAAGCGCCCCCGGGGCGGACCCCAACCGAAAGGCGCTAGACGGACTAACGGCAAGCGAGATAAAGAAAGCAGCTGGCCCTATGTGTAAAGTGTAAAACCTTGCCGCGGGAGAGTCTTTCTCCAATGAGAATAAATAAAGTTTTTGGGCAAGACAAGAAAGAAACTCGCCCTTTGACACCAAGGGATAAGAGCTGATTGCTGGCGATGACTTGGTGAAGGGAATCTATGCGAGAAGGTTCTCGAACAGGGTTCCGACCGAATAGAGCACGGAGCCAACGAGTTCAGTCGAACAAGGTAACGAGTCTAAGGGCAGGATCAAGCTTGAAAGGAATGGACGGGCGTAGGCAACATAGTGAACGCTGCAACTAGATATGAGATCGATGTCTTAAAAGACAGATGTCGAGAGAAACTGTTAGACTTCTTTATTGCGTTGCGAAGAGAGATCGAAGACGAAGATTTTCTGACGGCACTGGATGGAAAAGACAGATAAAGGAACAACCCACCGGAAAGGCATACCTCAAGGAGCACCAATCTCCCCCGGCAAAGATCTATCTGCACGAAGCCGACCTATGGATAGAAAGAAAGATGGAGGAAATGAAATATGAAATCCAAACCAATTTGGGAGTGTGAGATAGGCAGACGGGGAGTACGCAGCCGAACAACCGCAGGGGCTTCCAGCAGTGATAGCTGAACTAACCAGATGGCCGCCCAAAAAAACCTGGAGCTGACATAAGAATTGAAATCGGAAATCAACGTCAGGTCCCGGCTATCCGAAAAAGGCAGACTGAAGCGGAGGATCACAAAATGCAACACAACAAGGGGCGAACCAAGCGCGAAGGAAAAAACGAATCAATCAGAATTGAGACAGGGAGTAAAGGCGAAAGAGAGATTTTCGAGCCTGCAAGCAGCAAGCAACAACGGCTGAAAAGCCGTTGCGCGCTAGCTTGTAGTTTAGGGGTATAGTAGGGGTGCCCCTTTGTCTTTGTAAAGTCAAACTTTTCTAATCTAATAAGGTAAGCTTTTTGGAACCCTCTTCTCTGGTAACCCGCCGCCGCATATGTAGAAAAAGAGGGAGCGGAGAGACGGCACTATTATTGACTTTCTGTAATTTCACCACTGGTAGTCGGGAAAAGAGTGATCCTAGTTTTTAAATAATGTTTTGGAACTGAGCCTCAAAGCTTCAAAGGAAGAACAACCGTTTGACTTTGACACATGAGGTGGCGGGTTTGGCTAGGTAACATAATGGAAATGTATCGGACTGCAAATCCTGGAATGACGGTTCGACCCCGTCCTTGGCCTCAAGGAGTGGTGAGCAGCACAGAACTTGTTTCAATCAAATGGCATAGGTTGGGGCTTTGCTTTCCTTTGTTAGAAATCCACAGACAACATTCTTCCAAACCAAAGAAATGCAAGATGAGAAGGTTTACCTTACGCTTCAATAGAATGAATTCAGTAAGGGTAGAGTACGCCCTATGGTCGATCGAAGGTCCTGTGCCACTTTCACTCCAATCTATCTGACCTTCAATCCATCTTTGTCCAGCCAGTTCATAACAAAATGTTAGACCAAGGCTAACACAACCGAATTGGTTGAGGAAAAGGAAATCCCAGCGACCAAGCACTCCCGCCCCCAAAAGCGGAGACCGAAGAACCGCCAGGTTGTCGAGGACACGTCTGAAGAAGAGGCGGGCGCCCTCTAAGTTTACCACCCTACCTACTAATGGACTGTGAGGGGGGTAGGCGAACGGGAACCGACCGAAAACCCGAACCGCTTGACTGACCCCTTCATAGTCCATTCATTAGGGTTGGGGATGAATGAAACCAATCAGAATCGCGCAAGCGAAGCCGGGAAACGGACCGCAGCGCAACGACTAGGACTCGTGTCGGAGGAGTTTTGAGCGTGAGCTACCACTCATGCAGCGGCAAGGACCCGCAACTCTCGAAGGGGCCACCAACCGCCCGAATCACTGCTGCAAACCCTCCCTTTACTCAATGGATAGCGCTTATTCTCTTTCAATCAACAAAATGAGATGAGAAATGGGGGAGAAAGAAAAGAAAGAGGTCTTTATTATTATTAAAGTAAAGAGGCTTTGCACCTGAAATAGGACTAATGCAGATCCGGGTCTGGGCTTTCGAAAAGATGAAGATGCAAAGGGTAAAGAGACATTGAACAACCAACCTGACATAAGGATTTTAGCTCGCGCCCACTTAGAAAATGGAGATTCTCGGACGGGGAAAAGCGGCACTCGACATCTATGAAACAACACCAAGAACAAAGCCATACTATGCCCTCCTCGGGAGAAACTAGTGATGATTGCCATGAATGCTGCCCTCGAGGACGTGTACAAGAAGTGCCGATTCCTATCAACATGGTGCATCTCTTAGTAGAGGGGCGTGAAAAGGCCGTGGAGACTTTGACCGAATGAATAGGGATCAATTGATAGATGAGGAAGAGAATCCAGGATGAACGCTTTTTTCATTCGCTATGCGCTGACTGGATACGTACTCGCGTGATCAATCGATGGGCGTGGGAATTGCGTGAATGATGAGACCGGCCTAACCTAAAGTAAAGGCTCTTCCCTCTCTTGAGGGCGAATCTTGATTGACTGACACCAGGAACCGATTCGGAGAAAGAAGAAGCATGGCATGAGATAGGCGGCGGATAAATTTCCGATAGCGAATTACTTGACTCGATGGATGGTTTTCTACTCTAAGAAATCCAACTCAAGCACGAAATCAATGTTGAGTCAACAATCATCGAGAGGGGTACCACCAAGCGAGATCGAGACCAGCCCCTTGTCTTATATAGGGTTCTAAACCTGCGCTTCTTCAAATATCCCATAAGTGGGAGCTGGGGCTTCAAAGCTTGACTAAGAAGCGAGAAAGTTTACTTTGAGAAAGAAAAGGGGCGCCCTAGCTGCCATCCGCGCTAACGAGCAAGAAAAGAAAGGGCCCCAACCTATAGCTATAGATAGGGCGTTAGCGCTTGACTAATAAGATATATAGGGCTTACCTTGATCGGAATCGATTCTATGATTGAATAGCAGAAGTGCTACTTAGTAGTAGAAACTCGGAGAGAGAGACAGAGAGGGGACTCTTTTATACCTGCTAACTCCTAGGATGAGAAGTAGGTCCCTTGTTTTTGGCAGGAAGAGTTCCAGCCCTTGTTGCCCCTCGGTAGAGTGAGTCTACTTAGCGAACTGGCAGGACGCGGAGATCAATTGATCAATATGAATCTCGAGAGTGGATGTGGATGGTTGATCGCCGCCTCCTTGTCCTGGAGGCTCTCCGGCCGGGGAGGGGCTTGCTATCGTAACCTTTTCTCCCTATGTGAAAAAGAGTGACGTGACGAACTCCTTTTTTTTTCGGTCATAGGTTGGTCCAAAGAACGAGAGTCGGCTTCCTTAAGTCCGTTGTTCCTCAGTAGCTCAGTGGTAGAGCGGTCGGCTGTTAACTGACTGGTCGTAGGTTCAATTCCTACTTGGGGAGAATTTTGAGCGCTTTTCTGACTCTGACCTAGCGACCCCTGCCCTTCGACTGTCTTTCTAAACTAGCATAATCGTGGGACATCAAAAGTGGGAAGTTGATTGTTGGTTTTTCTTGCTCACTCTCGTATAGGTGAACTTGGTTCATTCAATTCTTAGGGAGTTGAAGGATTCACTGGGAAGACTGGAGTACTATCTTCATTAGCCGGAAGGAATTAGTCTCCACTAGTGTCATTCGAAGAACGAACAAGAAAAGGCTTACCTTACTGTTTAGGTAGGATAGATGGATGTGGCCCATTGGCTAAAGCTCTGCCAGCTTCTTGTAGACTGAACTTTCTTCTCTCTTCTCTTTAGGCTCCGAGTTGTTTTTGGGTGGGATGGTCTTTCTTCGCCACTAGTGGCAACTAAGTTCTTGGTAATTTGCAAGGGGGAAGGAAGATCTCCACTCATTTCATTCAGTGCCTGCGGTGAGGCGCGACCCACAAGCGACGAAGGGGGGCTAGGGAAGGCCGACGACTACATGAGGGGGAAGCTCTCGTAGAAGCTTTAGCCCTTGCTTTACATAAATTGTTATGAACTGACTAAATGACTAGATTATCCCGGAACGCTAGCTAAGCTAATAGTTTGAGTTCCCTTCAATTAAATCAATAAGCTTTTTGATTGATTCAGAGCGCCGCCCCCCTTCAACGAATTAGAACCCATTGAGGGGGGCCTCGGCCGGGGAAGGGGAGAGTGGCCGAGTGGTCAAAAGCGACAGACTGTAAATCTGTTGAAGTTTTTCTACGTAGGTTCGAATCCTGCCTCTCCCACTTCTTTGTTGTAGACTTCAGAGAAGAGAAAAGAGGCATTCGTCAGCGTAGGAAGGCCAACCGAGTGAAGCTCTTTTTTTGGCCGTGCCGTGAAGTGAAATTGTATCGTATGTTAGTTAGAGAGGTTGGCGAACTACTACGATCTATAGATTCCCCATCTATATCCAATCCCAACGAGAATAGAAGCCAGTCGCTTCCGGCTTGTCTTGTAGTCGTAGTCTTTTAGCTTATGTAGTCGTCGGCCTTCCTACACGCATGCGTCCGCCAGAATGCCTCCTTGGTTCGGGACGAAGCCAAGCCGATACATACGATAGGCGAAGGAAAGACCCCCCATTTCATAGCGCCTGGGGAACGCAAGTTTGATCGAGGATTGGAGGGAGGAGAGGTGGAAGAAAAGGCTCGGGATGGATTTAGGAGTCTTTGTGCGAGCCGTATGCGGTGAGAATCGCACGTACGGTAACGAGGGGGGTTCGCGTCTATACGTGTAGTGTGGTGCTTGGGCCTACCCACCCTATTTGTTCCATGATCTATGGGTCTACTGGAGCTACCCACTTCGATCAATTAGCCAAGATTTTGACCGGATACGAAATCACTGGTGCTCGATCTAGTGGTATTTTTATGGGGATTCTATTTATCGCTGTAGGATTCCTATTCAAGATCACTGCAGTTCCTTTTCGGGCGGCTGTAGGACGGACGGCCGCCTATAGGTGGTAGGGTAGGGTGGGTGGTACCGCTCAGATTGCGGCCAATCTTCCTAGCCGCTTAGGGCCGGGCTTAGAGCGCGTGAAACTCATCACTACCTCGTAAGGGCGTTGAGACCATAGCATGTTAGACGAAAGCGCCGCTTTCTCTGTAGTCTTGTCACACAGCTGCCCGCCTAGAAGAGCCACTCGCTCTGTAGTCTTGTCACACAAGATAAGCACGCCGCCCGCCTGCTGGCCGGGCGAATCGAAGTTCTCTTCCGGTCAACTGTCCACCCAGTCAAGTGCAAAAAACACAGTAGAATCACGCAACGCACGCTGCTGGTGTGCTTCCTGCTCGCAAGGAAAGAAGAGCGACAAGGTTCAGTTCAGATTTGACTGTTTGCAGCATGGGAGCAGATTACCCAAAAAATCCCTGGGAACAATGAAAAAAAAAGATATCTCGGTAACGAAAACTATAGGGGGCTGTATTGGCGAGATCCAACGGTGAACAGCTGCCCAAAAGAAAAACCGCCTGGAAGTCCGAGGACCTTTAGTACTGTACTCTACCCCCGAACCAGCAGCCTTCGCGCCAAGCAAGACCGCCCTTGTCCCTTTCCTTTCTCCATTCCGCCTCCTTCTTTGCTTTCTTCCAATAGAGTCTAAGGCAAAGTGGTTCGTATGCCTACTTGACGAAAGGGAACGAACTTTGTTTCGTTTCCGTGTTTATGGATCCTTTCTGCCAACGAAATGAACGCGGAGCCCGTTCCGAATGCTTCTCCGATCCGGAAGTTCTCGCGAAGAGAATAAGATGCTGCTCCCCCTCCCTCTGTCTTTTCCCGCTTTGCTAATCTTCCCCTATAACGCGGGCCGGGCGGCGGGCGCGGGAGGAAGAAACCTAAGAGACTAAGAGAAGACGCTCAACTCTTAGGTCCTTTTTTTCAGTGCAACACAGGAAAGCGCCCTCTTTTTGTCATCCCTTGGCCGGCTTGGGATAGCAGCCTTCGGGCTTTACCTGCCCTTTACAAGATTCCGGCTCGGCCCGGGAAAGCGCTGGCAACAACAGAAAGGAAGGGGTCCATGTAGCTGCTGCGCCCGCCCCCTTCTTAGTCAATGGGGCACAGCAGGTTCGGCATCTACTACAAAAGAGAGAATCCACTTCAGATAACCACGCCTCTGCTAGGCAGCGTGTGGAATGGCCGAGAGCGGACCCCTTTGGATATATAATCCAAGTCGAGAGTAGAGTTACGGGAACAGCCGTCTGATGGAAAACGACTTTCACGTTCGGTTCAGAGAGCACTTTTTTCGTTGAGAATTCCTCGTTCCCTTTCGTGTGAATTCCCCAGCGGCGAATTCAAAACTTGTGGGGCCCTTTCTATTCCATCTCTCGAGCCCCGAAGAAAACCCCCCTCCCCTTCGGACTCAATATCTCTTTTGACTCTATATATGTGGGCACCTGATATCTATGAGGGTTCACCCACCCCGGTTACAGCATTCCTTTCTATTGCGCCTAAAATCTCTATTTCTGCTAATATTTCACGTCTTTCTATTTATGGTTCTTATGGAGCTACATTGCAACAAATCTTCTTTTTCTGCAGCATTGCTTCTATGATCTTAGGAGCACTGGCCGCCATGGCCCAAACGAAAGTCAAAAGACTTCTAGCTCATAGTTCAATTGGACATGTAGGTTATATTCGTATTGGTTTCTCATGTGGAACCATAGAAGGAATTCAATCACTACTAATTGGTATCTTTATTTATGCATCAATGACGATAGATGCATTCGCCATAGTTTCAGCATTACGGCAAACCCGTGTCAAATATATAGCGGATTTGGGTGCTCTAGCCAAAACGAATCCTATTTTGGCTATTACCTTCTCCATTACTATGTTCTCATACGTAGGAATACCCCCGTTAGCCGGCTTTTATAGCAAATTCTATTTGTTTTTCGCCGCTTTGGGTTGTGGGGCTGACTTACTAGCCCTAGTGGGAGTAGTGACTAGCGTTATAGGTCGTTGGGCGGCCGGAAGGTTGCCACGAGTAAGTCAGTTTGGGGGACCGAAGGCAGTTCTCCGTGCACCGGACACGTAGCTTACCGAATCAGTTGCGACACGGATGGGAATGCATGCTACGAAAGATAGGGTCGAGTCTGATACATCAACCGTCTACTCAATATCCTTGTACGAGTCCACAATCAGTACACGAGATGAACCTTGGTTTGGTGAATTGAAGTTGGCCTTAAGTGTAATAGGACTCCCAGTTACTGCGCGCGATCGTATACTGAGGTGCTCCCCGCCGGTTGTTGGAACGACGCGAGCCGGGCCGGGTCTCGATTCAGAAAGATGAAGGGCCCGAAAGTCTAAATAGGGGGTTAGAAATTCCCCATCTCATTGGGGGCGGAAAACGAATCGACATCTCGAGGTTTATAACCTACCTTTTCTATTTTAGTTGGGAAAGAACGGCGAAGTCCATCCGAACCGTCCAATGAAGAATAAGAGGAGAGCAAAGCGCCAATTGCGCGCGAAGCGCATGCGGAACGGAGAAAAAGAAGTGTGGAGGAGAAGCAGCCGAGCTCATTCCCTTCGCTTCCTGGGCCCAAAGCAGTGCAGTCTTTCCTCGCCAAATCAAGGATTTGGGGCTTCTTGCTACGCTACAACAGAAATCCATTTTAATTAGTAATATATATGAATAGAAATATAGATCCATCCATCTATCCTATCCGATTTAGATTTGGATATCTAAAAAAGAATCGATTTCATTCAACGTTTGATTCAAAGAACTGTGCTTAGCCCCCCCTGCTCATGAAAGGGCTCCGCTGCAATGGATGGCAGAGGGTCCGTAGTACCCGAAGCACTGGAGTAATCCAGTAGCCGGGAAGGGGCCTAGAAGTGCCTACTACTACACCACACTACACTTGGCTCTACACATTTACAAAGCTAACCCCTGTCCAGTGCCTGGCAGAGCTAAGGGGGCTTCAATCCTTACTCTTTATCCCCATCTTCGCCCAGGCTAACGGGGCCTTACTTATTCAGGTTCAGGGAGGCCTCGAAAAGCACTGTTGAGAGGAAGATCCTTGGCCCCTCTTCATTCTCTACAGGGTTCCAAACCCAACATAGGTGACAACGAGCGAGGGTCCGAAGGAGAAGAGATCAAACACGGGAATAAGAATAAGAAATTCCTTTTTTATCATTTTGATAGAGGGGGATGGAGAAAGTGGACAAAACAGACTCGCATTTCTCATCGAAGAAATAGAGGAAAAGAATCATATTGAAAACTTTCCTAACCCACCTTCGTAGAGCCATGTATTGTAAGTGATCCGAACCTGCCCGGAGCGCGCCTCCCATAGAGGCAAGTGAAGTTGGTGAGCCGTATGATGGGCAACTATCTCCTGCGGTTCGGAGAGGACTCAGCTGTTAGTTAGTATCCCCTTGCTTTCGGGGTGGACCCTTTCACTCTATTTTATTATATACGCTTAGCGAAAAGAATGTTTTTTGATACACCTAGGACATGGATTCTATATGAACCAATGGATCGTGACAAGTCGTTACTACTAGCAATGACTTCCTCTTTCATTACTTCATTCTTTCCATATCCCTCTCCTTTGTTCTCAGTTACTCATCAAATGGCACTCAGTTCATATCTTTAAGTTAGATCATCGACAAGGTTCAAAGAAAGGGTGGGCTATTGATAAAGAATCGATTCCAAACCACAATGCTAGCAGATGGCGGCAAGGCTATGAAATTGGTTCAGTTAGAAAGATAAGCCAAGAAGAACGAAGGGCCCCTTTATAGATAGGGTAGGAGGGCAGTGACATATATTATATTGAATCTTCCTGCCGCCGACGGATTCACCACCCGTTTAGGCTCGTTTGTTTAGCAGAACAAATAAGTTCAACCGAAATCCTTGATTTCAACTACGTTGATGAGCTGGCGCAATGGCTGCTGTGTATTAGTATTTTGGTACACAGTTAGTCGGTACGGAGTAGTGGCTGCCAAAAAAGGACCTCCGTATTGGAGTTCTATTGATCGATTTGGAGACTGGAAATTTCTTTTTAGAAGTTCTTTTTGGTTTTAATCTTCGGCTCTCATCTAATTACATAGATGAGCATGGTACGTAATATCAGAGCGCAACATCTGTTCTTTCGCTCTCTCTTTCTAGGAAGCGGAGAAGGCAGAGGCGGAGCCGGTTTGGAAGCGTCAAACACAAGAAAAAGAGAAGCCAAAAACGTGAAGTAGAGGGTCCTTACGGATGAGCCAGATCTGCAGCCAGTGACGAGAACTAAGTAGTTAGTAGTACTTTCCAGGGACGATCCACTAGAATAATAAGCCCGTAACGGAAAATAGCCTTTCTTTTCCGTTCGATCCCGAAATTCAAAAATGAAGCAAGGACTTGGTTATCTGAGCACAGTAGTCTAGTCGTAACTGCTACAGTAAAAAAAGTCAAGTAAGAAATGATAGAATGAGGTACTTTACTAGCTCGGCCAAAGGGAAAGGACTATTCAAGCATTCATTCCAAGGGGAAGATCTTCTAATGCTTCTAACCCACCAGCCCAAGAATGGAGTTATCACGGAAAGGTACTTAGTCCGATCTTCTTCCGCCTACGCTACGTCAACTGGACTTTTCTATAGTTAGTAGCGAGTAGCTCGAAACCCGCAATAGAAAGGATTTATAGGGGGGGGAAGAGCTCCGGTCCGGCGATGACTACAAGAAACAAATCGAGCGGGGAAAAAATCCAATTGGATTGCCCAACGAAAAGAAGGTATGGTTGTGCGGGCAGTCAGAAGAGGAGAAAGAAGACTGAGTTCAATTAGTCCCAGCGTTATCAGTACAAGT is part of the Salvia miltiorrhiza mitochondrion, complete genome genome and encodes:
- the nad2 gene encoding NADH dehydrogenase subunit 2: MFNLFLAVSPEIFIINATFILLIHGVVFSTSKKYDYPPLVSNVGWLGLLSVTIYNIFWNNLFRRDNFTYFCQILLLLSTAGTISMCFDSSEQERFDAFEFIVLIPLPTRSMLFMISAYDSIAMYLAIEPQSLCFYVIAASKRKSEFSTEAGSKYLILGAFSSGILLFGCSMIYGSTGATHFDQLAKILTGYEITGARSSGIFMGILFIAVGFLFKITAVPYMWAPDIYEGSPTPVTAFLSIAPKISISANISRLSIYGSYGATLQQIFFFCSIASMILGALAAMAQTKVKRFYYIRLAKRMFFDTPRTWILYEPMDRDKSLLLAMTSSFITSFFPYPSPLFSVTHQMALSSYL
- the orf124a gene encoding hypothetical protein, whose protein sequence is MHHVDRNRHFLYTSSRAAFMAIITSFSRGGHSMALFLVLFHRCRVPLFPVRESPFSKWARAKILMSGWLFNVSLPFASSSFRKPRPGSALVLFQVQSLFTLIIIKTSFFSFSPISHLILLIERE
- the orf121 gene encoding hypothetical protein; this encodes MLDESAAFSVVLSHSCPPRRATRSVVLSHKISTPPACWPGESKFSSGQLSTQSSAKNTVESRNARCWCASCSQGKKSDKVQFRFDCLQHGSRLPKKSLGTMKKKDISVTKTIGGCIGEIQR